A region of Necator americanus strain Aroian chromosome I, whole genome shotgun sequence DNA encodes the following proteins:
- a CDS encoding hypothetical protein (NECATOR_CHRI.G2407.T1) yields MDDNEEKEEHGHEDLPEGPGKLYEPYIKNEDIVDKLKLLNYEDGFLKMNPAFKPVQRHYFVYSKNVGEQFFMFTSLAAWLIRKGGNESYEMPQEFDDPNATIAGIMGHLRANVSETFSYFFARELSSF; encoded by the exons ATGGACGATAACGAAGAGAAAGAGGAGCACGGTCATGAAGATCTTCCCGAAGGTCCAGGAAAGCTGTATGAGCCTTACATTAAAAACGAGGACATAGTTGACAAACTAAAGCTGTTAAACTACGAAGATggttttctgaaaatgaatCCTGCTTTCAAACCAGTACAGAG GCATTATTTTGTGTATTCAAAGAATGTCGGAGAACAGTTCTTCATGTTTACCTCGTTAGCTGCATGGCTGATACGAAAAGGTGGCAACGAAAGTTACGAAATGCCACAAGAG TTCGATGACCCGAACGCTACGATTGCTGGAATTATGGGGCACCTACGAGCGAACGTGAGTGAAACTTTCTCCTACTTCTTTGCTAGAGAACTCAGCAGTTTTTAA
- a CDS encoding hypothetical protein (NECATOR_CHRI.G2408.T1): MNADWRPAGNLMNSVEKRFMYIRMWNSTSVYTLLKAPRYRRLCCVACSSSLLLSLFAAVIAISYFDRQHNNIIHEYVARHDDVAILSATYYPTSKSFENNTVVFLLNAHQVLHLKHSELQGVSRNSSGSTRTTFRIYPVVQQLPFYCKWVPFIAVGQVSQGMTSLQLGTNEIGMKVPVRLPYTEKHDVVACFSPLFLNERWQLLLLTAEVYSHYGAAMHFYVRSMITDLFSILTRYPNARVNPWPGVQLGSKRANSHSFDPNLELEFRNQAAAMTDCLLLYKESAKFIIFPDTDDIIIPRLGRTYFEEFQKVFRMYPDAAAIAYNMSQSGISSTTAPSTYSPVDILKSIQFRGETRWGKIVVKPERADSAWIHRSYGIREGYEQVSLPIEVNSALHLRFWNFINHTQVSDAPLPTYDPLLMSVGNAPLFNSSDLTEIQNSFASNMRSVPGTYERLPEVSIYYPLIEQCYNRIFYNGEQHSKCKGPELCDLPQFPGVRCMNVKSEYETFDGYDRIFLHRLVDVHFEPSDLGCTM; encoded by the exons ATGAATGCAGATTGGAGGCCAGCTGGC aatctcATGAACAGTGTTGAGAAAAGGTTCATGTACATTCGCATGTGGAACAGTACATCAGTCTATACATTGCTCAAAG CTCCACGCTATCGTCGATTGTGCTGTGTGGCCTGCTCGAGTTCTCTTCTACTGTCACTGTTTGCTGCTGTTATCGCTATTTCCTATTTCGACCGACAACACAACAATATTATCCATGAGTATGTGGCTCGGCATGACGACGTCGCGATTTTATCGGCCACCTATTATCCGACCTCGAAGAG CTTTGAGAACAATACCGTTGTATTTCTGCTAAATGCTCATCAAGTACTTCACTTGAAACACTCTGAGCTTCAAGGTGTATCCAGAAACTCGTCCGGATCAACGAGAACTACCTTCAG aattTATCCGGTTGTCCAGCAGCTTCCTTTTTACTGCAAATGGGTTCCTTTTATTGCTGTTGGTCAGGTTAGCCAGGGAATGACTTCTCTACAACTGGGGACAAACGAAATTGGCATGAAG GTCCCAGTACGACTGCCTTATACTGAAAAACATGATGTTGTAGCCTGCTTTTCCCCGTTGTTTCTCAATGAGCGTTGGCAACTATTACTACTTACTGCTGAG GTATACAGTCATTACGGTGCCGCCATGCATTTCTACGTTCGATCGATGATCACAGATCTGTTCTCAATTCTGACCCGATATCCAAATGCACGAGTGAATCCATGGCCTGGGGTTCAGTTAGGCTCGAAAAGAGCCAATTCACATTCATTCGATCCTAATCTTGAACTCGAATTCCGAAATCAAGCAGCAGCGATGACGGATTGTTTGCTGCTCTATAAG GAATCCGCAAAATTCATCATATTCCCCGACACTGATGACATAATCATACCACGACTTGGAAGAACTTATTTTGAAGAGTTCCAAAAA GTTTTCCGGATGTATCCAGACGCGGCTGCGATTGCGTACAATATGAGCCAGTCAGGCATATCGTCGA CCACAGCACCTTCCACCTACTCTCCGGTAGACATTCTGAAGTCCATTCAATTCCGAG GTGAAACAAGATGGGGTAAGATCGTGGTGAAACCTGAGCGTGCGGACAGTGCATGGATTCATAGAAGCTATGGGATACGAGAAGGCTATGAGCAG GTTTCCCTACCGATAGAGGTGAATTCAGCCCTTCACCTacgtttctggaatttcatcAATCACACACAAGTCTCTGATGCTCCACTGCCAACTTATGACCCACTGCTGATGAGTGTGGGCAACGCACCATTGTTTAACAGTAGTGATTTGACGGAAATACAGAATAGTTTTGCGAGCAATATGAGGAGTGTGCCTGGCACCTACGAACGTCTACCGGAAGTTTCGATCTATTATCCGTTAATCGAACAGTGTTACAAtcgtattttctacaacggagAACAGCATAGCAAATGTAAAGGACCGGAATTGTGCGATTTACCGCAATTTCCTGGCGTACGATGTATGAACGTGAAGAGCGAATATGAAACTTTTGACGGATACGATAGAATTTTCCTTCATCGCCTTGTTGATGTTCATTTTGAGCCCAGTGATCTCGGATGTACAATGTAA
- a CDS encoding hypothetical protein (NECATOR_CHRI.G2408.T2), which yields MWNSTSVYTLLKAPRYRRLCCVACSSSLLLSLFAAVIAISYFDRQHNNIIHEYVARHDDVAILSATYYPTSKSFENNTVVFLLNAHQVLHLKHSELQGVSRNSSGSTRTTFRIYPVVQQLPFYCKWVPFIAVGQVSQGMTSLQLGTNEIGMKVPVRLPYTEKHDVVACFSPLFLNERWQLLLLTAEVYSHYGAAMHFYVRSMITDLFSILTRYPNARVNPWPGVQLGSKRANSHSFDPNLELEFRNQAAAMTDCLLLYKESAKFIIFPDTDDIIIPRLGRTYFEEFQKVFRMYPDAAAIAYNMSQSGISSTTAPSTYSPVDILKSIQFRGETRWGKIVVKPERADSAWIHRSYGIREGYEQVSLPIEVNSALHLRFWNFINHTQVSDAPLPTYDPLLMSVGNAPLFNSSDLTEIQNSFASNMRSVPGTYERLPEVSIYYPLIEQCYNRIFYNGEQHSKCKGPELCDLPQFPGVRCMNVKSEYETFDGYDRIFLHRLVDVHFEPSDLGCTM from the exons ATGTGGAACAGTACATCAGTCTATACATTGCTCAAAG CTCCACGCTATCGTCGATTGTGCTGTGTGGCCTGCTCGAGTTCTCTTCTACTGTCACTGTTTGCTGCTGTTATCGCTATTTCCTATTTCGACCGACAACACAACAATATTATCCATGAGTATGTGGCTCGGCATGACGACGTCGCGATTTTATCGGCCACCTATTATCCGACCTCGAAGAG CTTTGAGAACAATACCGTTGTATTTCTGCTAAATGCTCATCAAGTACTTCACTTGAAACACTCTGAGCTTCAAGGTGTATCCAGAAACTCGTCCGGATCAACGAGAACTACCTTCAG aattTATCCGGTTGTCCAGCAGCTTCCTTTTTACTGCAAATGGGTTCCTTTTATTGCTGTTGGTCAGGTTAGCCAGGGAATGACTTCTCTACAACTGGGGACAAACGAAATTGGCATGAAG GTCCCAGTACGACTGCCTTATACTGAAAAACATGATGTTGTAGCCTGCTTTTCCCCGTTGTTTCTCAATGAGCGTTGGCAACTATTACTACTTACTGCTGAG GTATACAGTCATTACGGTGCCGCCATGCATTTCTACGTTCGATCGATGATCACAGATCTGTTCTCAATTCTGACCCGATATCCAAATGCACGAGTGAATCCATGGCCTGGGGTTCAGTTAGGCTCGAAAAGAGCCAATTCACATTCATTCGATCCTAATCTTGAACTCGAATTCCGAAATCAAGCAGCAGCGATGACGGATTGTTTGCTGCTCTATAAG GAATCCGCAAAATTCATCATATTCCCCGACACTGATGACATAATCATACCACGACTTGGAAGAACTTATTTTGAAGAGTTCCAAAAA GTTTTCCGGATGTATCCAGACGCGGCTGCGATTGCGTACAATATGAGCCAGTCAGGCATATCGTCGA CCACAGCACCTTCCACCTACTCTCCGGTAGACATTCTGAAGTCCATTCAATTCCGAG GTGAAACAAGATGGGGTAAGATCGTGGTGAAACCTGAGCGTGCGGACAGTGCATGGATTCATAGAAGCTATGGGATACGAGAAGGCTATGAGCAG GTTTCCCTACCGATAGAGGTGAATTCAGCCCTTCACCTacgtttctggaatttcatcAATCACACACAAGTCTCTGATGCTCCACTGCCAACTTATGACCCACTGCTGATGAGTGTGGGCAACGCACCATTGTTTAACAGTAGTGATTTGACGGAAATACAGAATAGTTTTGCGAGCAATATGAGGAGTGTGCCTGGCACCTACGAACGTCTACCGGAAGTTTCGATCTATTATCCGTTAATCGAACAGTGTTACAAtcgtattttctacaacggagAACAGCATAGCAAATGTAAAGGACCGGAATTGTGCGATTTACCGCAATTTCCTGGCGTACGATGTATGAACGTGAAGAGCGAATATGAAACTTTTGACGGATACGATAGAATTTTCCTTCATCGCCTTGTTGATGTTCATTTTGAGCCCAGTGATCTCGGATGTACAATGTAA